Part of the Paludisphaera borealis genome, ATGCGTGAGATCACACAAAAGATCCTGATCGTCGAGGACATCGCCTACCAGACCAATCTCCTGGCCCTTAACGCGGCGATCGAGGCCGCCCGGGCGGGGACCCACGGCAAGGGGTTCGCCGTCGTCGCCGGCGAGGTCCGCAAGCTCGCCGAACGGAGCCAGGCCGCCGCCCAGCAGATCAGCGACCTGGCCAAGAAAAGCGTGGCGGTCGCCGAGAACGCCGGTCAGCTCCTCGAACGGACCGTGCCGATGATCCGCGACACGTCCGACCTGATCTCGGAGATCGCCGCCGCCAGCCAGGAGCAGATGCAGGCGATCCGCGAGATCAACGTGGGCGTCACCCAGCTTGAAGAGGTCGTGCAGCAGAACGCCGCCGCCAGCCACCAGCTCGCGGCGACCTCCAACGACCTGGCGTCGCAGTCGACGAGCCTCCAGCGCGAAGTCGACTTCTTCCATCTGGATTCGGCCGGCGACGGATTTCACGGACCGTCCCAACCGCCGCCGGCGCGGCCGCTAAAGAGTGCGCCGCGGCCGCGCCCAAGCCTTTCGTCCCGCCCGGCGCACCCGCGAGGGACCACCCACCACGCGACCGACCACTCGCACCACCCCGGCGGCAACTCGACGCCGGGGCTCGCTCCGCCGGCGCACGGCCACGGCCACCCTCAGCCGGGCCCCGCCGCGAGCCCTCCGCCGTCGTCGCCGCCGACCGGCGCCAACCCCCCGCTTCGCGGCGGCGTGGTGGTTAACCTTGACGACGACGACAATTTCGAGCGATTCTCATAAGACGTGACAATGCGTCGCCCGGCCCGTTTCACCGGGCGACGCGCCGCGAAGCACGACGAACGAACCCCCTGCATGATTGCGGGAATGTCGACCGCGTAGAGGACTGGCCGATGGTTGATGTGGTCGCCGACGCCGCAACCGACGCAAATCGGGATCGGGCTCAATCGTTCGTCGTGTTCCGACTGGGGGGCGAGGGCTATGCGCTGGAGGTGATGCGCGTTCAGGAAGTGCTGGACATGCTGTCGATGACCGAGGTGCCTGGGGCGTCGCGATGCCTGTTGGGAGTGATCAATCTTCGCGGCCACGTCGTCCCGGTGTATGATCTTCGTATTCCCTTCGGCCTGCCGGTCGATCCCAAACCCTTGCGGGCGCCCAGCGTCCTCATTGTGGAGACCGAGGAAGGGAACGACGCGGAGATCACGGGATTGCTGGTCGACCGAGTGTCCGACGTGCTGGAATTCTCTCCCGACGACGTCCAGCCGTCGCCGCAACTGGGGCTCGGCAAGACGACTCCGTTCGTGAGGGGCTTGATCCGTCACCAGGACGCCTTCCTGCTCGTATTAGATGTTGACCGAGTTTTTTCGGCCTTGGCTTCGATAAACGGCGAGGGAGCTTAACGTGGACCCCGAGCCATGGTCGGAGAAAGATTTCGGCTCCATCGTCGTTTTTCTGCGCAACCAGATCGGGATCTCGTTGGAGTTGCACCGGATGGGCCTGCTCCAGGCCCGGCTGCGGTCCCGGCTTCAGAGTAAGGGGTTCGGCAGCTTCGCGCAGTTCCACGATCAGGTGCTCAAACCCGACCCGACCGGCTGGGGCACCCAGCTCCTGATCGACCTGAGCACCGTCAACCACACCTCGTTCTTCCGCGAGCCGGCCCACTTCACCTTCCTGATCGAGCAGGTTTCGGCCTGGTTGAAGGAAGCGCCCACGAGCCCGGTGCGGATCTGGTCGGCGGGTTGTTCGTCGGGCCAAGAGCCTTACAGCATGGCGATGGCTCTGGCCGAGGCGTTGCCGCATCACGGGCTGTCGAAGGTGGAGATCTGGGGCAGCGACCTCTCGCTGGAAATGCTCAAGGTCGCCGCGGGGGCGATCTACACGACCCGCGACGTCCAGGGGGTCTCCCCGGCTCGACTCCGCCGCTTCTTCCTGCTCGGTCGGGGTCCGCGCGAGGGCTCGTTTCGGATCGTGCCGGAGATCCGCGACCTGGTCAAGTTCCGGCACCTCGACCTCCGCAATTCGATCTGGCCGGTGCCGACCGACTTCCACGTCGTTTTCTGCCGCAACGTCTCGATCTACTTCTCCGACGACGAACGGCTGGCGCTGCTCGATCGGCTCTCGCAGCACCTGCGACCCAACGGCTGGCTCGTGATGGGCAACGGCGAGATCCTTCCCTACGTCCCCTCGATGCTCCGGAAGCATTCACCGTCGATCTTCCAGAAGGAGGGTTGATCGTTCATGGCGCTGCGAGACCGTTCGAAACCGCCGACTCCGCCGACCCATCCCCCGTCGATCGAGGTGATGGTGGTGGACGACAGCGCCGTCATCCGGCAGCGTCTGAAATCGATCATCGAGTCCGACCCGCGATTCCGGGTGTCGCTCGCGGCCGACCCGTACGAAGCGGTCGCGATGCTGAGCAAGTCGGTGCCGGGCGTGATCGTCCTCGATGTCGAGATGCCCCGGATGGACGGGCTGACGTTCCTGCGCAAGCTGATGCGGCAGCACCCGATGCCGGTCGTGCTTTGCACGTCGGTCGCCGATCGGGCCGTCACGGCCCTTGAGATGGGGGCGATCGAGGTCATCGCCAAGCCCAACTGGCTCGACGCCGCCCGCCTTTCCGAGTGGTCGGAAAGCTTTCTGGAGAGCATTCGCAACGCCGCCCGCGCCGGCCGCCTGCCGTTCCGCGAGGACCGCGGTCCCAGCGGCGCCGACCCCCGGTACACGGCGGACGTCATCCTCCCTCCCACGCCGTATTCACCGCGAGGCGGGTCGACGACCGAGCCGCTGGTGGTCGTCGGCGTGAGCACCGGAGGCGTGCAGGCGATCCAGCAGTTGCTGGCCGGCTTCCCCCTCACCGTCCCGGGGATCGTCATCGTCCAGCACATGCCAGCCGACTTCACCGGTGCGTTCGCCGACCGCCTCGACAAGGACAGCCGGATCAAGATCGGCGTCTCCGAGGCGAGGCATCACGACCCGGTCCGACCCGGCCACGCCTTGATCATCCCTGGCGGCACTCACGGACTCGTCAAGCGCACGGGGTCGGGATACCGCGTCGAGCTGCAGGAAGGCCCCCCGGTCTGCCTGCATCGCCCCAGCGTCGAGGTCCTCTTCCGATCGGCCGCCCAAGCCGCTGGGCCCCTGGCCGCGGGCGTCATCATGACCGGCATGGGCGACGACGGCGCGGGGGGGCTGCTCGAAATGCGCGAGGCCGGATCGCTGACGATCGCGCAGAACGAGGCGTCCTGCGTCGTCTTCGGTATGCCCCGCGAAGCCATCCGCCGGGGCGCCGCCAAGTACGTCGTCCCGCTCGACTCGATCGCCAACACCATCATGGCCTGGGTCGTCAATCCCGAGGCGGGCACCTGGCACTAAGCTGAGCGAGCCTGGAAAGCGCGAGAGGCCGGCCGAACCGTCGCGGTTCGGCCGGCCTTCGTCTGGACGAGGAACGCGTCGATCAGTACGCGTCGGCGCTGATGACTTCACCGCCGCTGCATGTGTTGAGCGCCAGCCAGATGGGCATGCTGAGGGAGTTCTTGACGAACCGCACTGAGCCGTCGCCGAACAGGCAGTTGACGCCCCCCGCGTGTCGGCTCCGCGCGCCGGCGTACGCCGGCTTGTCGCCCGCCAGGCCGGTGCAAGGCAGCCCCTGGGCCGGTTCCGTGACGCAGAAGATGGTCTGGTTGAGGAAGTCGCCGTAGATGCCGGTCTGGTAGTAGTCGACCGGGCTGTTGGGGGCCATCCGCGACATGAATGAGGCGCCGCCGGGGATCGTCGACCACATCATCCCGCGCACGTCGTAAGTCTCGCCCTGGAGGATCTCCGACATCGCGACCGTATTGCTGCTGCCGTCGGTGATCGTGTTCAGGCCGGACGTATAAAAGCCGAAGACCGACTTCATGAACACAGGCGCCGTCTTGGTGATGGGGTCGATCATCGGCGCGGGGAAAGAGGCCACCGCCAACGTATCCTGGCCCCAGAACGTGTTGCCCCAGCTCGCGCCGTAGTTCCCCTTGCTCAAGACCGGACCGCTGAGGGCGCCGCCCGCATAGGCAGGGGTGATCTGGAACTGGTTCTGGCGATCACTCGGGCACTGGAACGTGCTGATCTTCGTGCTGGCCACGGTGCTGTTGGCGAAGTAGCCGAGCGGCAGGGGCATCATCGGCCCTTCCGCGCCCAACGCGTAATTGTAGCTGTTCGCCAGGTTCCCCTGTTCGAAGTACGGGAGCATCAGCACGAACCAGGGCGTGTTCTGGCAACTGCTGAAGATGTTCGTCCCGCAGTTGCTCGCGCTGGGCATCATCGGCGACCCGACACCGCGGATGTCGCCGGTCGGAAAGCTCTCGCTCGCCGAGTGGTAATTATGCATGGCCAGGCCAAGCTGTTTCATGTTGTTGATGCACTGGGCGCGGCGGGCCGCCTCGCGGGCCGACTGCACCGCCGGCAGCAACAGGGCGATCAGAACGGCGATGATCGCGATCACCACCAGAAGCTCGATCAGCGTGAACGCGCGTACTCTCGAAGTTCTCGACATGGAAGCACGACTCCTCACTGAATAGATGAGACGATGCGAATTGCGAGTTGTCCAGACACGAACACTCTCCCAGCGTCGGGAGGAGGCAGCACAGACAGTATCACTCCGCGAGCATTCTGGCGAGTATGCATTACAAGATTTCACATTCGGAAACATCGGCCGATGGAAGCGACTCGGCCAACCCGCTTACTTATAAACACGCGGCGTTTTTAGTCTCGTGACGCGGCCAGGCAGTCCGTAGGAATTCGTTCCGGCGACGCCGCGCGTCGTGTTGATCCCAGGCGTCGCCGACGGGGGCGTGGACGTGGGTTTCGCCGGGTTGCGAAGCCGCCGACCCGCCCCGTTCTCGGCATGGATCAGTACGCGTCGGCGCTGACGACCTCGCCCCCGCTCACGGAGCCGATCTGGACCCAGGTCATGGCGCTGACGCTGTTCTTGACGAACCGCACCGAGCCGTCGCCGAACAGGCAGTTGACGCCCCCGGGGTGCCGGCTCCGCGCGCCCGAGAAGCAGCCGCCGTCTTTCCCCTGCGAGAAGCAGGCCAGGCGCTGCGCCGGCTGGCTGTCGCAAAAGCTGCCCGGCTGAGCGGGGCTCGTACCGGGGGCGGACCCGCCGAAGGTCGGCAGGTTGTCCATGTTGTTTCCCTGCGTCGGAATCCCGGCGGTGCTCCAGGGGGCGACGAGGGGTACGTAATCGATCGATCCGTTGGGGGTGAACCGCGTCATGAACGACCCCGCGCCCGGGTTGTCGACCCAGAGCGTGCCGCGGATGTCGTCGATCGCCCCTTGCAGGACCTCGCTCATGAAGACCGAGTTGCTCAGCCCGTCGGTGATCGACGCCACCGACACCATCGCCGGCCCGCTGCCGCTGTTGTTGAGTCCGAACGCCGAGGGCAGGTGAAGCGATGCGGTGAAATAACTGTCATGAACCCCCTGGCCGAAATCGGTGTTGCCCCAGTTCACGGCGTAGTTCCCCTTGGTCGCCTGGAACGGCGGTAAGGACAACCCCAGCGACGCCAGCACCGTGGGCAGGTCGATGCTGTTCTGGTTGTCGCTGGGACACTGGAAGATGCCGATCTTGGTGGTCAGCACCGTCGAGTTCGCCAGGAAGCCCAACGGCCCCGCCCCGGTCATCGGGCCTTCCGTGCCGATGGAAAAATTGAACGCGTTGTACATGCCTCCCTGATCGAACAGAGGGAGCATCAAGACGAACCACGGCGTGTTCTGGCAGTTGTTGCCGAAATTGGTGTCGGAGCAGGGGGCGCGGTTTGAGTTGAAGATCTTCGAGGAGGGGAATGAATTGCTCGACTCATGGTAATTGTGCATGGCCAGGCCGAGCTGCTTGACGTTGTTGACGCACTGGATGCGTCGGGCCGCCTCGCGGGCCGATTGCACGGCCGGCAGCAGAAGCGCGATCAAGACCGCGATGATCGCGATCACCACCAAGAGCTCGATCAACGTGAACCCGCTGGGGCGGCGGAACATGACGTGGCTCCCTTGCTGTGACCGGACAGTCGAAAAGCGTAACGACCGAACGAACCGCGAGAGCGAGACAGGAGACAGGCGTTGTCATCAAGTTATCACGCATCGGACCGCTCATCGAGAGCATGATGAAAAAATCGTGAAATCGCCGATCAAGCGGAACACGATCGGCGCGCGGTCGATGCCGAACGTCGGGGAGGATCGTGAGCGACGCGACGTCGCGCTACTCGGTCGCGGCCGTCAGCGGCTTGGAGGCGTCGACGCCCAGCCAGCTCAGCGACGCGAGCGCGTAGCAGCACGAGAAGATGACGAAGACCCACGAGGGGTGGCCGTGCCCGAACAGATAGCCGGCGACCAGGGCGGAGACGGCGCCGCCGATGTTGGACATCATGTTCATGGCCCCGCCGAGAGTGCCGGCGGCCTGTTCTCCGATGTCGGCGCAGGCGGCCCAGGCCGGCCCCATGGCGACGTCGTTGCAGACGAACGTCAGGCAGAGCAGGAACGCCAGCAAGGGGACGCTCTCGACCCAGACCGTCGAACCCAGAGCCGCCGCCGCCATCGCCATGCCGATCGAGCCGTTGATCCGCCGGCCCCAGCTCCGGCTGCCGGTCCGGCGGATGATCCAGTCGGACAGCACGCCCCCCGAGATGCACGCCACCACCCCGAAGGCCAGGGGCAGGCTTGTCAAAAGCTTGGTGTCCGAATCCGAGAGATGCCGGTGGTCGCTCAGGTACGTCGGCAGCCAGCCGACGAAGAAGTTTGAGGCGAACCCGCCGAATCCGTAAGCCAGGCAGAGGCACCATGCGCTCCGGGAGGCGAACAACCGCGACCAGGGGACCGAATAAGCTCCCGCCGCCCGATGGGCCCGACCGGCGGTGATGAGCTTCCGCTCCGCCGCGTTGGCCTGCGGCATCTCCTCGGGGGTGTCGCGGAACCAGGGCCAGAAGGCCGTGCACCAGACGACACCGACGCCGGCCAAGATCCAGAACGGAGTCCGCCAGGTGCCGAAGGCCGCGAACATCGGCACCAGCGCCAGGGGAATCAGGGCGCCGCCGATCCGGCTCGACATCCAGATCAGCCCCTGCGACATCCCCCGCGTCGTCACCGGCATCCAGTCGGCGTTGATCCGGGAGAGGACCGGGAACCCTCCCGCCTGAAATACGCCGAACAGAAAGCGCAAGGCGATCAGATACCAGAGCTGGGCCTGAAAGCCCGGCACGTAGACCACCAGCGCGAGGGCCCCGGTCGTCAACGACCAGCCGAGCACCAGGATCGTCAGCAGGTGCCTCGATCCGAGGCGGTCGCCGAGCCAGCCCCCGAGGATCTGGAAGCCCCCGTAGGCCCAGAAGAAGGTCGAGAGCAAATAGCCCATCTGCTCGTCGCTGAGGCCGAGATCCTTCTTCAGATAGGGCGCGCCGGTCGCGAATCCCACCCGGTCGATGTACGTGACCAGCGAGACCGCGCACAGCGACGCCAGCACGACGAACCGGACCCGGGTGGGCTGCTCGCCGGTCTTCTCTGTCGTCCCGGCGAATCCCTCGATGAGTTGCGACAAGTCGAGCCTCCCTCTCGGCGGGGGGGCGCGACGGCACCCCATGCGATGCTACCTCATGGGTTGGGGGGCGACGTGGTGATCAGGACCACGAGGGTCTCGGTCCCCGTGTTCTCGATGCCGTGCTTGCACCAGGGAGGGAGGTAGACGAAGTCGCCCTTTTTGACCTCGCGCTGGAAGTTCGCGAAGGTCATCAACCCTTTTCCTTCGAGGATGACGTAGGTCTCCTCGGTCTCGTGCGAGCCGGGTTCGAGGACGACGTGCGGGGGGACGTAGAACATGACCAGGCCGAGGTTCTTGGCCGGGGCCTTGGGGTTGACCGGGTGGACGACGCGGACCCCGACGCCGTGGCAGTTGGGATAAACGACCGGCACGCCGTCCTGCACCGTCACGATCATCGGATCGACCGGGGTGGACGGCTTGGGGATCGTCGGCGGCTTGTCCCCCTGGTAGCCCTTGAACTCGGTGATCTTGGCCATGGAGGCGGTTCCCTTCGATTCGATTGAGTGCGGAGTGTTGGTCTCGATGCGGACGGCTCAGAACTCGCGGGTGTACCCGGCGGTCCAGCCGCCGTCGACGGTGAGGATGTGGCCGTGGACGTAGCTGCTCTCCGGGGCCGCGAGGAAGAGCACGGCGTTGGCGATCTCCTCGGGCTGCGCGGGTCTTCCCAGGGGGATGTGGGCGATCAACTGCTTGACCGAATCCTTGAACGTGCCGTCCTCGCCGTAGAAGAGGGCCTTCGTCCCGTCGGTGAGCGTCGAGCCGGGGGCGACGGCGTTGACGAGGATGCCGTGCGGCCCGAGTTCGAGCGCCATCGCCCGGGTCAGGTTGACGACCGCCGCCTTGGCCGCCACGAACGGCGATTGCAGCCGCAGAGGCACCAGGCCGGCGATCGAGGCGATGTTGATGATCCTCCCCGAGCGCTGGGCCTTCATAAGCTTCGCGGCGGCCTGGCTCATGTTGAAAACGCCGTTGAGGTCGACGTCGAGGATCCGGTCCCACTCCTCGCGGGGGAACTCGTCGATCGTGACCCGGTGCTTCAACGTGTTGACGCCGGCGTTGTTGACCAGGATGTCGAGACGGCCGGCCGAGCGGGCGATCTCGTCGACGATCTCCCGGACCCGCGCGGCGTCGGTCACGTCAAGGGTTCGAGCCTGAGCCCCGGCGTCGGGCGACCTTTGGGCCGCCAGGGCGGCGCCGTCGCCGTCGACGTCGGAATAGACGACCCTGGCCCCGTTGGCGGCCAGCAGGTCGGCGATCGCCAGCCCGATGCCGCGGGCGGCGCCGGTGACCATCGCCACCTTCCCGGAGAGATCCACTTTCATCGCTCGGCCCCTTGAAGTCCATCGCCCGCCCCAATCCGCCCCGGCATGATCGCCGGGCCTCGCTCTGACCACGACGGTGGGGCCGGGCGATAGACAAGGCCGCCAAGATAGCCCGCCCGACGGCCCAACGCAAAGGGGGAGCGCCCAGGTCCTCAAGGGAATGGGTCGCGATTATCACAGCCCGATGAGTGGAAC contains:
- a CDS encoding chemotaxis protein CheW: MVADAATDANRDRAQSFVVFRLGGEGYALEVMRVQEVLDMLSMTEVPGASRCLLGVINLRGHVVPVYDLRIPFGLPVDPKPLRAPSVLIVETEEGNDAEITGLLVDRVSDVLEFSPDDVQPSPQLGLGKTTPFVRGLIRHQDAFLLVLDVDRVFSALASINGEGA
- a CDS encoding CheR family methyltransferase, with amino-acid sequence MDPEPWSEKDFGSIVVFLRNQIGISLELHRMGLLQARLRSRLQSKGFGSFAQFHDQVLKPDPTGWGTQLLIDLSTVNHTSFFREPAHFTFLIEQVSAWLKEAPTSPVRIWSAGCSSGQEPYSMAMALAEALPHHGLSKVEIWGSDLSLEMLKVAAGAIYTTRDVQGVSPARLRRFFLLGRGPREGSFRIVPEIRDLVKFRHLDLRNSIWPVPTDFHVVFCRNVSIYFSDDERLALLDRLSQHLRPNGWLVMGNGEILPYVPSMLRKHSPSIFQKEG
- the cheB gene encoding chemotaxis-specific protein-glutamate methyltransferase CheB, yielding MALRDRSKPPTPPTHPPSIEVMVVDDSAVIRQRLKSIIESDPRFRVSLAADPYEAVAMLSKSVPGVIVLDVEMPRMDGLTFLRKLMRQHPMPVVLCTSVADRAVTALEMGAIEVIAKPNWLDAARLSEWSESFLESIRNAARAGRLPFREDRGPSGADPRYTADVILPPTPYSPRGGSTTEPLVVVGVSTGGVQAIQQLLAGFPLTVPGIVIVQHMPADFTGAFADRLDKDSRIKIGVSEARHHDPVRPGHALIIPGGTHGLVKRTGSGYRVELQEGPPVCLHRPSVEVLFRSAAQAAGPLAAGVIMTGMGDDGAGGLLEMREAGSLTIAQNEASCVVFGMPREAIRRGAAKYVVPLDSIANTIMAWVVNPEAGTWH
- a CDS encoding DUF1559 domain-containing protein, whose protein sequence is MSRTSRVRAFTLIELLVVIAIIAVLIALLLPAVQSAREAARRAQCINNMKQLGLAMHNYHSASESFPTGDIRGVGSPMMPSASNCGTNIFSSCQNTPWFVLMLPYFEQGNLANSYNYALGAEGPMMPLPLGYFANSTVASTKISTFQCPSDRQNQFQITPAYAGGALSGPVLSKGNYGASWGNTFWGQDTLAVASFPAPMIDPITKTAPVFMKSVFGFYTSGLNTITDGSSNTVAMSEILQGETYDVRGMMWSTIPGGASFMSRMAPNSPVDYYQTGIYGDFLNQTIFCVTEPAQGLPCTGLAGDKPAYAGARSRHAGGVNCLFGDGSVRFVKNSLSMPIWLALNTCSGGEVISADAY
- a CDS encoding DUF1559 domain-containing protein; protein product: MFRRPSGFTLIELLVVIAIIAVLIALLLPAVQSAREAARRIQCVNNVKQLGLAMHNYHESSNSFPSSKIFNSNRAPCSDTNFGNNCQNTPWFVLMLPLFDQGGMYNAFNFSIGTEGPMTGAGPLGFLANSTVLTTKIGIFQCPSDNQNSIDLPTVLASLGLSLPPFQATKGNYAVNWGNTDFGQGVHDSYFTASLHLPSAFGLNNSGSGPAMVSVASITDGLSNSVFMSEVLQGAIDDIRGTLWVDNPGAGSFMTRFTPNGSIDYVPLVAPWSTAGIPTQGNNMDNLPTFGGSAPGTSPAQPGSFCDSQPAQRLACFSQGKDGGCFSGARSRHPGGVNCLFGDGSVRFVKNSVSAMTWVQIGSVSGGEVVSADAY
- a CDS encoding MFS transporter → MSQLIEGFAGTTEKTGEQPTRVRFVVLASLCAVSLVTYIDRVGFATGAPYLKKDLGLSDEQMGYLLSTFFWAYGGFQILGGWLGDRLGSRHLLTILVLGWSLTTGALALVVYVPGFQAQLWYLIALRFLFGVFQAGGFPVLSRINADWMPVTTRGMSQGLIWMSSRIGGALIPLALVPMFAAFGTWRTPFWILAGVGVVWCTAFWPWFRDTPEEMPQANAAERKLITAGRAHRAAGAYSVPWSRLFASRSAWCLCLAYGFGGFASNFFVGWLPTYLSDHRHLSDSDTKLLTSLPLAFGVVACISGGVLSDWIIRRTGSRSWGRRINGSIGMAMAAAALGSTVWVESVPLLAFLLCLTFVCNDVAMGPAWAACADIGEQAAGTLGGAMNMMSNIGGAVSALVAGYLFGHGHPSWVFVIFSCCYALASLSWLGVDASKPLTAATE
- a CDS encoding cupin domain-containing protein; the encoded protein is MAKITEFKGYQGDKPPTIPKPSTPVDPMIVTVQDGVPVVYPNCHGVGVRVVHPVNPKAPAKNLGLVMFYVPPHVVLEPGSHETEETYVILEGKGLMTFANFQREVKKGDFVYLPPWCKHGIENTGTETLVVLITTSPPNP
- a CDS encoding SDR family NAD(P)-dependent oxidoreductase, translated to MKVDLSGKVAMVTGAARGIGLAIADLLAANGARVVYSDVDGDGAALAAQRSPDAGAQARTLDVTDAARVREIVDEIARSAGRLDILVNNAGVNTLKHRVTIDEFPREEWDRILDVDLNGVFNMSQAAAKLMKAQRSGRIINIASIAGLVPLRLQSPFVAAKAAVVNLTRAMALELGPHGILVNAVAPGSTLTDGTKALFYGEDGTFKDSVKQLIAHIPLGRPAQPEEIANAVLFLAAPESSYVHGHILTVDGGWTAGYTREF